From Bombus vancouverensis nearcticus chromosome 15, iyBomVanc1_principal, whole genome shotgun sequence, the proteins below share one genomic window:
- the heca gene encoding hdc homolog, cell cycle regulator isoform X6, which yields MIMEDEGNHGNDDTRCFILSTLAALQWSRVSCVLCRAPMLVFDRYPLVDGTFFLSPRQHSSACAEVKVEGRTQFLSAVCMSCLEGSGGQPVRCRCCTQPWDGSSLVLGTMYSYDIFAAMPCCTERLKCNSCQKPLIYPHQRLNFYSDYSRVFACPHCRAVDAHFVKPLSICFTREQFQLYSQWP from the exons ATGATT ATGGAAGACGAGGGCAATCATGGCAACGATGATACCAGATGCTTCATTTTGTCGACGCTGGCCGCGCTACAATGGTCCAGAGTTTCCTGCGTCCTTTGTCGAGCACCCATGCTAGTCTTCGACAGGTATCCCTTGGTGGATGGTACCTTCTTCTTGTCACCCAGACAACACTCGTCCGCCTGCGCGGAG GTTAAGGTCGAAGGTCGCACGCAATTTTTGTCCGCTGTGTGTATGAGCTGCCTGGAAGGCAGCGGTGGCCAACCCGTACGTTGTCGTTGCTGTACTCAGCCGTGGGACGGATCTAGCTTAGTCCTTGGTACAATGTACAGCTACGATATTTTCGCTGCCATGCCTTGTTGCACCGAGCGACTCAAG TGCAACAGCTGCCAGAAGCCACTGATCTATCCGCACCAGCGGCTCAATTTCTACTCGGACTACAGCCGCGTATTCGCGTGTCCGCATTGCCGAGCCGTGGACGCCCACTTCGTAAAACCGCTCTCGATCTGCTTCACCCGCGAGCAGTTTCAGCTTTATAGCCAGTGGCCGTAA